In bacterium, the genomic stretch AAACAATGAATAAAAGCGTTCCTGTTCTTGGAATATGTGTGCTTTTTTTAATAGGCGGCTGCAAAAACGGAAACGAGCAGGCATTCACCGGATCGGGGACATTCGAGGCAACCAAAGTGCTCGTGAGCTCTCAGTCGGCTGGTGAACTTAAAGGTGTATTCTTCGAGGAAGGGGATCTTGTCGCCAAAGACAAAACCCTTGCGGAGACAGATGTGGAAAACCTCCGGCTCCAGCGCAATGTAACCGCCGCGAGCCTCGATGAACTCGAATGGAATACGAAAACATCCGATCGTGAAATTGCCGCGGCTACGGAGCAGGTTACCCAGGCTTCGGCGACGCTCGATAACACACGTAGAACACGCGACCGTCTCGCCAGTCTTTTCGAGCAGGGAGCAGCAACCCGTGAAACTCTCGATAAAGCCGAGACCGAGCTTACGGTTGCTGCATCACGGCTTAAAGCTGCGGAAAACCAACTTGCCGGATTCAAGGCCAAAAAGGAAACTATTAAAGCGGGCATGGAAAGAGTCAATGCCAGCCTCAAGCTCCTCGATTATCAGATAGAAAAAGGAACGGTCGTCACCCCCCTGGATGGTGTCATTATCGAAAAATATGTGGAACAGGGAGAGCTGGCCAATCCGGGAACACCGATCTGCTCGATTGCCGACCTGTCCTCGATGTGGCTTACCATCTATGTGAGCGAGCCGATGCTCGGATTGATAAAGATCGGTTCAAAAGCGAAGCTCCGGATAGACTCCCACCCCGATAGAACCTTCGACGGCACCGTGACATGGATATCGGAGGAAGCGGAATTCACCCCGAAAAACGTACAGACAAAAGAGTCGAGGGTTGAGCTCGTATATGCCGTCAAGATAACCGTGGACAACAGCGCCGGGATATTCAAGATCGGCATGCCCGCCGATGCCTATATTGAGGGATTGTGATATGGTTGCCGTAACGGTTGAATCCCTTGTCAAGACCTACGGGACAATCACCGCGCTCCAAAATCTGTCGTTTGCCGTACAAGAGGCTTCAATGTACGGTATTATCGGTCCGGACGGCGCCGGTAAAACCACTTTCATGCGCATTGCTTCCTGCCTGCTTTTCCAGAGCTCCGGAACAGTGACAGTCGGCGGATTCGACACGCTCACCGGAGCAACGAAGGTAAAACGGATCATCGGCTACATGCCCCAGCGTTTCAGCCTTTACCAGGACCTCAGCGTATGGGAAAATCTCGTCTTCTTCGCCGATCTGTTCGGCGTTTCCGGGAATGAGCGCCGCAGACGTATCGATGAGCTTCTTTCGTTCTCACGGCTGGGGCCGTTTGTCAAAAGGCGGGCAGGACAGCTCTCCGGCGGCATGAAACAGAAGCTTGCCCTGTCGTGCACACTCATCCACAAACCGGAAGTCCTTTTCCTCGACGAGCCTACGACGGGAGTCGATCCGGTGTCGCGACGTGAGTTCTGGGAAATTCTGGCAAGCCTTAAAAGCTCGGGAACCACTATTATCGTATCGACACCTTACATGGACGAGGCGGCGCGCTGCGACCGTGTCGGGCTCATTCTCGGCGGCGTTCTCATCCGGGAGGGAACGCCCGATTCATTCCCTGCCCACTTCAAAAACGAGTTGCTCGCGGTGCGCGGTGCGGATATCGTGCGGATGACAAGAAAGCTCGTTTTCCCCGATATCGTGCTCGATGTCAGTACGTTCGGTGACCGCATGCACCTGACAGTCGGAGATGCCGAAGCTGCGATCCCGGTTATCGTTGAATTTCTGAAAGAGCGCTCGATTACGAACGTGACGGTCGAGCGTATCGAACCTTCGATTGAAGATGTATTTGTGGAGCACATGGTGATACATGGGAAATGACTACGTTATAGAAGCTTACGAGCTCACGAGGAAATTCGGCAGGTTCACCGCTGTGGACAGTGTCACCTTTACCGTCGAAAAGGGCGAAGTATTCGGTTTTCTTGGAGCAAACGGCGCAGGGAAGTCCACAACAATACGCATGCTGACCGGGATACTCACTCCCTCCGGCGGCAGGGGAACCGTCGCAGGATTCGACATCCTCCGCGAGCAGGAAAATATACGCCGTCATATCGGATATATGTCCCAGAAATTCAGCCTCTATGAGGATCTCACGGTCGAGGAAAACCTCGCTTTTTACGGCGGCGTGTACGGCATGTCATCGAATGAGATGAGCAAAGCGAGGGAACAGCTCTACGACCGTCTCGGGATTTCCATATCGCTGAGCAGACGGCTCGTATCGTCCATTCCCCTCGGGTGGAAGCAGCGGACATCCCTTGCATGCGCGATCCAGCACAATCCACGGGTTCTCTTTCTCGATGAGCCGACAGGCGGGGTCGATCCGGTCAGCCGCAGGGCCTTCTGGGATATCATCTATGACCTTTCTGAAATGGGCGTGACCGTGTTCGTAACCACCCATTACATGGACGAGGCGGAATACTGCGGCCGTATTTCGATCATGCATGCCGGAAGAATCCTCTCCATAGGGAGCCCGGATGACCTCAAACAGCAGTTCGGAAAGAAAACCATCGAGGATATATTCGTTTATCTCGTGCGGAATGCCGGAGAATAAAAACGCTCCTCCTTTCTGTCTGTATTCGCGAGATTTAAGACAGGGGAGCCCGAAGGAAAGATAACGGAGAGAAACGGAAGGAACAGGAATGTTCAGAAGAATCAGGGCGATCATCATCAAGGAATTCTACCATATTGTCCGTGATCCGCGCTCTCTGGCAATCATTTTTGCCATGCCGGTGCTCATGGTTCTGCTCTACGGGCATGCGCTCAACATGGACATCACCAATATCGCCATAGGGGTGATCGATTATGATCACAGTGACGAGTCACGGGCGCTCCTCAGGGATTTCACTTCTTCAAAATACTTCGATATCAGATATCATTTACGGGACCGGGATGAAATCGAAGCCCTCATGCGTAAAGGTGAAATTAAAGCGGCAGTCGTCATTCCCAAAGGTTTTGGCAATGACCGCGCCACAAAAACCGAAGCCCATGTTCAGCTTATTGTGGATGGTTCCGATCCCACGTTCGGGAACGCATCGCTCAACTATGCGAACGCGCTCCTCACCATGTATTCCCTGAAAAATTCCCCGTCAGCAGGGGCAGGCCGCGAACTGTCCGTACTCCCGATCGACCTGCAGGAGCGGTTCCTCTACAATCCCGATCTCAAGGGCGCGAATTTTATTATCCCGGGTCTCGTTGCGGTTATTCTCATGATGGTGTGCGCGCTTCTCACTTCGATTACGATATCACGCGAAAAAGAGACGGGGACAATGGCAATACTGCTTGTGTCACCGGTGAGGCCATTGGAAATCATTGTCGGTAAAGTAATACCCTATGTCTTATTATCGATAGTGGATGCGGTGTTCATCCTCGTGTTCGCAAAGCTTGTGTTCGACATTCCGCTCCATGGGGACCTCGTTCTTCTGGTGGGGCTCAGCGTTCTTTTTATCTACTGTGCGCTCGGCATCGGCCTGTTCATTTCAAGCGTCGCCCCATCGCAGCAGGTCGCAATGATGGCGGCGCTCGTTGCAACGATTCTGCCATCGATCATGCTGTCTGGTTTCATTTTCCCCATCTTCAGCATGCCCGCGCCGATAAGGATGCTCTCCTCCATCGTACCGGCAAAATATTACATGATCATAATCCGGGGTATTCTGCTCAAATCGAGCACATTTGACATTCTTAAAAACCAGGCGCTCTTTCTCGCCCTGCTCGGAACGTTCTTTTTACTGATCGCCACAGTGAGGTTCAAAACAAGGACAAATTCCTGATTTACGAATGATGATTCACGAATGACGATTTATTAAGGACTATCAAGCTGAAATCGATCTCTGATTCAGTAGGAATTTATAAATCGTAAATCTAAAATCATAAATCCAAAATCGACGAAAGATACTCCATTCATGACCAGGACTATCGATAATAAAACGAGGGCTATTGTATGCGAGCTTTGCCTCATATCATAAAAAAAGAATTTCTCCAGCTGGTGCGGACACGGTCTATGATCGCCATCTCTCTCGGAATGCCGTTAATACAGATTCTGGTCCTCGGATGGGCGATCTCCACCGATGTGGAACACGTCCCGACCGTGATTGCCGACCTCGACAACTCAGCGACAAGCAGGAGTCTCGTTACCACATTCACCAACTCACGGTATCTCGATATCAGCCGCCGGTCAACCGACAGCCGGGAGGTTGCAGACCTTCTCCGTCGCGGTGAAGTCATCATCGGCGTAACCATTCCGTCCGATTTCGAGCACGATCTCACTCGCGGCGAACATCCCCGGATATCCGTTACGGCGGATGCACAGAATACCAATGTGGCATTGACCGGCGCTGGGTATGTCCGCCAGATCATCCTCTCATGGGCTCAGCAGAAACAGGTTACGAATCCGGGAATTCAACTGTCCGGTTCCCGGAGATTCAATTTCATCACAGCC encodes the following:
- a CDS encoding efflux RND transporter periplasmic adaptor subunit; this translates as MNKSVPVLGICVLFLIGGCKNGNEQAFTGSGTFEATKVLVSSQSAGELKGVFFEEGDLVAKDKTLAETDVENLRLQRNVTAASLDELEWNTKTSDREIAAATEQVTQASATLDNTRRTRDRLASLFEQGAATRETLDKAETELTVAASRLKAAENQLAGFKAKKETIKAGMERVNASLKLLDYQIEKGTVVTPLDGVIIEKYVEQGELANPGTPICSIADLSSMWLTIYVSEPMLGLIKIGSKAKLRIDSHPDRTFDGTVTWISEEAEFTPKNVQTKESRVELVYAVKITVDNSAGIFKIGMPADAYIEGL
- a CDS encoding ABC transporter ATP-binding protein, yielding MVAVTVESLVKTYGTITALQNLSFAVQEASMYGIIGPDGAGKTTFMRIASCLLFQSSGTVTVGGFDTLTGATKVKRIIGYMPQRFSLYQDLSVWENLVFFADLFGVSGNERRRRIDELLSFSRLGPFVKRRAGQLSGGMKQKLALSCTLIHKPEVLFLDEPTTGVDPVSRREFWEILASLKSSGTTIIVSTPYMDEAARCDRVGLILGGVLIREGTPDSFPAHFKNELLAVRGADIVRMTRKLVFPDIVLDVSTFGDRMHLTVGDAEAAIPVIVEFLKERSITNVTVERIEPSIEDVFVEHMVIHGK
- a CDS encoding ATP-binding cassette domain-containing protein translates to MGNDYVIEAYELTRKFGRFTAVDSVTFTVEKGEVFGFLGANGAGKSTTIRMLTGILTPSGGRGTVAGFDILREQENIRRHIGYMSQKFSLYEDLTVEENLAFYGGVYGMSSNEMSKAREQLYDRLGISISLSRRLVSSIPLGWKQRTSLACAIQHNPRVLFLDEPTGGVDPVSRRAFWDIIYDLSEMGVTVFVTTHYMDEAEYCGRISIMHAGRILSIGSPDDLKQQFGKKTIEDIFVYLVRNAGE
- a CDS encoding ABC transporter permease, which encodes MFRRIRAIIIKEFYHIVRDPRSLAIIFAMPVLMVLLYGHALNMDITNIAIGVIDYDHSDESRALLRDFTSSKYFDIRYHLRDRDEIEALMRKGEIKAAVVIPKGFGNDRATKTEAHVQLIVDGSDPTFGNASLNYANALLTMYSLKNSPSAGAGRELSVLPIDLQERFLYNPDLKGANFIIPGLVAVILMMVCALLTSITISREKETGTMAILLVSPVRPLEIIVGKVIPYVLLSIVDAVFILVFAKLVFDIPLHGDLVLLVGLSVLFIYCALGIGLFISSVAPSQQVAMMAALVATILPSIMLSGFIFPIFSMPAPIRMLSSIVPAKYYMIIIRGILLKSSTFDILKNQALFLALLGTFFLLIATVRFKTRTNS